One Streptomyces sp. ML-6 genomic region harbors:
- a CDS encoding gas vesicle structural protein GvpA has product MTVVPQGGGPVATGGGGSGNLYDILDLILDRGLVIDVFVRVSLVGIEILKIDARIVVASVDTYLRFAEACNRLDLESGRKAPSQLTDLVGEVTEGGSHGKAKGALSGAAEVLSDALKGGEDDEEEAEEVEERRERPRRRPAARRRKE; this is encoded by the coding sequence ATGACTGTGGTGCCGCAAGGCGGAGGACCCGTCGCCACGGGGGGAGGAGGCTCCGGCAACCTCTACGACATCCTCGATCTGATCCTCGACCGCGGCCTCGTCATCGATGTCTTCGTACGGGTGTCCCTGGTGGGCATCGAGATCCTCAAGATCGACGCCCGCATCGTCGTGGCCAGTGTGGACACCTACCTGCGCTTCGCGGAGGCCTGCAACCGCCTGGACCTGGAATCGGGGCGCAAGGCGCCCTCCCAGCTGACCGACCTGGTCGGAGAAGTGACCGAGGGCGGCTCCCACGGCAAGGCGAAGGGCGCCCTGAGCGGAGCGGCCGAAGTTCTGAGCGACGCCCTCAAGGGGGGCGAGGACGACGAGGAAGAGGCCGAGGAGGTCGAGGAGCGACGGGAGCGGCCGCGGCGTCGGCCTGCCGCCCGGCGCCGGAAGGAGTGA
- a CDS encoding glutamate--cysteine ligase, with protein sequence MRTVGVEEELLLVDAERGEPQALSTAVLARADCRAGGDSAFESELHRQQLEFATTPQTSMHDLAEEILRCRAEAAEHAADSGAAVVALATSPLPVSPAIGRGERYQWLERRFGLTAQEQLTCGCHVHVGVASDDEGIGVLDRARPWLSVLLALSANSPFWQGRDSSYSSYRSRVWDRWPSAGPVEAFGTAERYHAHVRELLDTGVLRDKGMVYFDARLSHRYPTVEIRVADVCLDPADTALLASLVRGLVETAARQWRAGEPPARFGAGLLRMAAWQAGRWGLEDGLLHPRTMRPRPAPEVVDALLEHVREALDDHGDLDRVEGALRSLLARGTGARTQRELLRRTGSLRTTVHECVGITRG encoded by the coding sequence GTGCGGACCGTGGGTGTCGAGGAGGAACTCCTTCTCGTGGATGCGGAACGGGGCGAGCCCCAGGCCCTGTCGACGGCGGTGCTGGCCAGGGCGGACTGCCGGGCCGGGGGAGACTCGGCCTTCGAGTCCGAACTCCACCGCCAGCAGCTGGAATTCGCCACGACGCCGCAGACCTCGATGCACGACCTGGCGGAGGAGATCCTCCGCTGCCGTGCGGAGGCCGCCGAACACGCCGCGGACTCGGGCGCGGCCGTGGTCGCGCTGGCCACGTCGCCGCTGCCCGTCAGCCCGGCGATCGGCCGGGGCGAGCGGTACCAGTGGCTGGAACGGAGATTCGGCCTGACCGCGCAGGAACAGCTGACCTGCGGATGCCATGTCCATGTGGGTGTGGCCTCCGACGACGAAGGCATCGGCGTGCTGGACCGGGCGCGGCCGTGGCTGTCCGTCCTGCTGGCCCTGAGCGCCAACTCGCCCTTCTGGCAGGGCCGCGACAGCTCGTACAGCAGTTACCGGAGCAGGGTCTGGGACCGCTGGCCGTCGGCCGGCCCGGTGGAGGCCTTCGGGACCGCCGAGCGCTACCACGCGCACGTGCGGGAACTGCTCGACACCGGGGTGCTGCGCGACAAGGGGATGGTCTATTTCGACGCACGGCTGTCGCACCGCTACCCCACGGTCGAGATCAGGGTGGCCGACGTCTGCCTCGATCCGGCGGACACGGCCCTGCTCGCCTCCCTGGTCCGTGGCCTGGTGGAGACGGCGGCCCGGCAGTGGCGGGCCGGGGAACCCCCGGCCCGGTTCGGTGCGGGGCTCCTGCGGATGGCCGCCTGGCAGGCCGGCCGGTGGGGGCTGGAGGACGGCCTGCTCCACCCGCGCACCATGCGGCCCCGGCCCGCCCCGGAAGTGGTGGACGCCCTGCTGGAGCACGTCCGCGAGGCCCTGGACGACCACGGGGACCTGGACCGGGTCGAAGGAGCGCTGCGGTCCCTCCTGGCGCGGGGGACGGGCGCCCGGACCCAGCGCGAGCTGTTGCGCCGCACGGGCAGCCTGCGCACCACCGTCCACGAGTGCGTCGGCATCACCCGCGGGTGA
- a CDS encoding NUDIX domain-containing protein, which yields MSHTGSYVWSLRRQVGSRKLLVPGAQVLLIDAGGRGLFQQRADNGVWELPAGACEEDGDFADAAVREVAEETGLRVERDDLVAFGSLSDPRVHTLTYPNGDVTHCFALCFVARRWSGALSPGADEVRRALFRPLDAPPRPLHPPTAVVLSMYERFLAEGRFQAR from the coding sequence ATGAGTCACACCGGTTCCTACGTCTGGTCGTTGCGCCGGCAGGTCGGCTCCCGGAAGTTGCTGGTCCCCGGCGCGCAGGTGCTCCTGATCGACGCCGGGGGCCGCGGGCTGTTCCAGCAGCGCGCGGACAACGGGGTCTGGGAGCTCCCGGCCGGTGCCTGCGAGGAGGACGGGGACTTCGCCGACGCCGCCGTCCGTGAGGTCGCCGAGGAGACCGGCCTGCGGGTGGAACGGGACGACCTGGTGGCGTTCGGGTCGCTCTCCGATCCCCGGGTGCACACCCTGACGTACCCGAACGGGGACGTGACGCACTGTTTCGCGCTCTGCTTCGTCGCCCGGCGCTGGTCCGGGGCGCTGTCGCCCGGTGCCGACGAGGTGCGCCGGGCCCTGTTCCGGCCGCTCGACGCCCCGCCCCGGCCGCTGCACCCGCCGACGGCGGTGGTGTTGTCCATGTACGAGAGGTTCCTCGCGGAAGGAAGGTTCCAGGCCAGGTGA
- a CDS encoding gas vesicle protein GvpG, giving the protein MGLFTQLVTLPLAPVRGAVWVIERVVEAAENEYYDPGPVERELAALERQLLSGEIDEETFDRREDELLDRLDEIRARTRGNTG; this is encoded by the coding sequence ATGGGACTGTTCACCCAGCTCGTCACCCTTCCGCTGGCGCCCGTGCGCGGAGCGGTATGGGTGATCGAACGCGTCGTCGAGGCGGCGGAGAACGAGTACTACGACCCCGGGCCGGTCGAGCGGGAACTCGCCGCGCTCGAACGACAGCTCCTGTCGGGAGAGATCGATGAGGAAACCTTCGACCGGCGTGAGGACGAACTGCTGGACCGGCTGGACGAGATCAGGGCCCGTACCCGGGGGAACACCGGCTGA
- a CDS encoding GvpL/GvpF family gas vesicle protein — translation MAVYVYTILARTHPQRLNGLAGVGDPPTTLRSVHGAELSAVVSDAPEGLRPKRRDLAAHQAVQEHLMAEGTVLPLQFGFTTTDEDAVRAVLEERAEQLLERLGALEGCVEYNLKAAQDEDALLRRILQESEEANRLNEEIRSGRGGPQLPLALGELVAGEVQARQSRTADAIVEALGGFAREHHVAQPTGNDFLNVSFLVARDDEKPFLAAERGLGEELGSDHELRLRGPLAPYSFV, via the coding sequence ATGGCCGTGTACGTCTACACCATCCTCGCCAGGACGCACCCGCAACGCCTGAACGGCCTGGCAGGAGTGGGGGATCCGCCCACGACGCTGCGCTCCGTGCACGGAGCGGAGCTGTCCGCCGTCGTCAGCGACGCCCCGGAGGGGCTGCGGCCCAAACGCCGCGACCTCGCCGCCCACCAGGCGGTCCAGGAACACCTGATGGCCGAGGGCACGGTTCTCCCGTTGCAGTTCGGCTTCACCACGACGGACGAGGACGCGGTGCGAGCGGTGCTGGAGGAACGCGCCGAGCAACTCCTCGAACGCCTCGGGGCACTGGAAGGATGCGTCGAGTACAACCTGAAGGCCGCCCAGGACGAGGACGCGCTGCTGCGGCGGATCCTCCAGGAGTCCGAGGAGGCGAACAGGCTCAACGAAGAGATCAGGAGCGGCCGGGGCGGTCCACAACTTCCCCTCGCCCTGGGCGAGTTGGTGGCCGGGGAAGTGCAGGCCAGGCAGAGCCGGACGGCCGATGCGATCGTGGAGGCCCTGGGCGGCTTCGCGCGGGAGCACCACGTGGCGCAGCCGACGGGCAACGACTTCCTCAACGTGTCCTTCCTGGTGGCCCGGGACGACGAGAAGCCCTTCCTCGCCGCCGAGCGGGGCCTCGGGGAGGAACTCGGTTCCGACCACGAGCTGCGGCTGCGCGGCCCGCTGGCCCCCTACAGCTTCGTCTAG
- a CDS encoding sugar ABC transporter permease produces MSADPAGRRPRPLLPYLLIAPSLLALVVVLAYPLVDMVTLAFQDMTRKELFSGATPPWAGLAQFRTILGDEFFWTVVARTALFTVVCVTLTMLVGLLIALLMRRTEPWVRAILGGVLVAVWAMPVMVAAAIFRWLFDADYGLVNWLLTTLPGVDLARHNWFTDPWQGFAVITAVVVWGALPFVAVSLHAALAQIPQELEESALIDGARPFQVFRYVTFPSIKPLFVMVTTLMAIWDFGVFNQIWLMRGGQPEREYYLLGVYSFIESFAVNRYSTGAAIALVTVILLLAGAVVYLRQMLRLGEAE; encoded by the coding sequence ATGAGCGCTGATCCGGCAGGCCGGAGGCCACGCCCCCTTCTGCCCTACCTGCTGATCGCCCCGTCCCTCCTCGCGCTCGTCGTGGTCCTGGCCTACCCGCTGGTCGACATGGTCACCCTGGCCTTCCAGGACATGACCCGCAAGGAGCTGTTCAGCGGCGCGACACCACCCTGGGCCGGTCTCGCGCAGTTCCGGACGATCCTCGGCGACGAGTTCTTCTGGACGGTGGTGGCCCGCACGGCCCTGTTCACCGTCGTCTGCGTCACCCTCACCATGCTGGTCGGCCTGCTGATCGCCCTGCTGATGCGGCGGACCGAGCCCTGGGTGCGGGCGATCCTCGGCGGTGTGCTCGTCGCCGTGTGGGCGATGCCGGTGATGGTCGCCGCGGCCATCTTCCGCTGGCTCTTCGACGCGGACTACGGCCTCGTCAACTGGCTCCTCACGACGCTGCCCGGCGTCGACCTCGCCCGCCACAACTGGTTCACCGACCCCTGGCAGGGCTTCGCCGTGATCACCGCGGTCGTCGTCTGGGGCGCGCTGCCGTTCGTCGCCGTCAGCCTGCACGCGGCACTCGCCCAGATCCCGCAGGAACTGGAGGAGTCCGCCCTCATCGACGGCGCCCGCCCGTTCCAGGTCTTCCGGTACGTCACCTTCCCCTCCATCAAACCCCTCTTCGTGATGGTCACCACCCTGATGGCGATCTGGGACTTCGGCGTCTTCAACCAGATCTGGCTGATGCGCGGCGGCCAGCCGGAACGCGAGTACTACCTGCTCGGCGTCTACTCCTTCATCGAGTCGTTCGCCGTCAACCGCTACAGCACCGGAGCCGCGATCGCCCTGGTCACCGTCATCCTGCTGCTCGCCGGTGCCGTCGTGTACCTGCGGCAGATGCTGAGACTGGGGGAGGCCGAATGA
- a CDS encoding radical SAM protein has protein sequence MTHDRLDLVSKLYQPTDWPRILQAAAGEPSSAPLVVDLDPTTFCDLACPECISGKLLNQGRFTPERLAALAEELVAMSVRAVVLIGGGEPLAHRGTRKVLRILGEAGLAVGVVTNGTMIRQNLAELARYATWVRVSVDAGTAGTYGLFRPDRKGRSVFDKVIENMRLLAAEKTGALGYSFLVMSRREPDGEIVTNHHEVLRAAELAHDIGCDYFETKAMFDDDHHIVQVPGEMLESVDRQLAEAARLESESFQLVNSSTLTSLRGHVGPVQPKEYDRCRVAELRTLITPSGVYVCSYHRGNPLAKIGDAVTDDLADIWKDADRRGIVDPSRDCRFHCARHRSNLELERIARGTGETPLTQDYDPFI, from the coding sequence GTGACGCACGACCGCCTCGACCTCGTCTCCAAGCTGTACCAGCCCACCGACTGGCCCCGGATCCTCCAGGCCGCCGCGGGCGAACCCTCCAGCGCCCCGCTCGTCGTGGACCTCGACCCGACCACCTTCTGCGACCTGGCCTGCCCCGAGTGCATCAGCGGAAAGCTCCTCAACCAGGGCCGCTTCACCCCCGAGCGGCTCGCCGCCCTCGCCGAGGAACTCGTCGCCATGTCCGTACGCGCGGTGGTCCTCATAGGCGGCGGGGAACCCCTCGCCCACCGGGGCACCCGCAAGGTGTTACGCATCCTCGGCGAGGCGGGCCTGGCCGTCGGGGTCGTCACCAACGGCACGATGATCCGGCAGAACCTCGCCGAGCTCGCCCGGTACGCCACCTGGGTCCGGGTCTCCGTCGACGCCGGCACCGCCGGGACGTACGGCCTGTTCCGGCCCGACCGCAAGGGCCGCAGCGTCTTCGACAAGGTCATCGAGAACATGCGGCTGCTCGCCGCCGAGAAGACCGGCGCGCTCGGCTACTCCTTCCTCGTGATGTCACGCCGGGAACCCGACGGGGAGATCGTCACCAACCACCACGAGGTGCTGCGCGCCGCCGAACTCGCCCACGACATCGGCTGCGACTACTTCGAGACCAAGGCCATGTTCGACGACGACCACCACATCGTGCAGGTACCCGGCGAGATGCTGGAATCCGTCGACCGCCAGCTCGCCGAGGCCGCCCGGCTGGAGAGCGAGAGCTTCCAGCTCGTCAACTCCTCCACCCTCACCTCGCTGCGCGGCCACGTCGGCCCCGTCCAGCCCAAGGAGTACGACCGCTGCCGGGTCGCCGAACTCCGCACCCTCATCACCCCTTCCGGGGTGTACGTGTGCTCCTACCACCGGGGCAACCCGCTCGCGAAGATCGGCGACGCCGTCACCGACGACCTCGCCGACATCTGGAAGGACGCGGACCGCCGGGGAATCGTCGACCCGAGCCGGGACTGCCGGTTCCACTGCGCGCGCCACCGCTCCAACCTGGAACTGGAACGCATCGCCCGCGGAACCGGCGAGACCCCGCTCACCCAGGACTACGACCCCTTCATCTGA
- a CDS encoding extracellular solute-binding protein, translating into MTLRLPRRSGILGALLLLTVVGCGSGDGGGRAGDNLTVWLTVDARESWPGMVAAANARFAKQHPGVKVDVQYQQWTTKNQKLDAVLAGRNVPDVVEMGNSETTNYLVNDTFAPLDPKTFDRSAQWLPALADACRLDGETYCVPYYAGARVGVYRTDYFKEAGITRAPRTYPELISALDGLKKKYGAEDPSFSALYLPGRYWSAAMGFVKDAGGEMAVEKNGRWQGAFSSPKSIAGLTTWKKLLDDYYVGDRAKDNGDQPAVVGQGKVGVFYGNTWEAQAAADSRSGGDPALKGKFATFAFPGPSGQLLPPFLGGSTLAVPAKSRNQDLAADWIRIFTDSKSQQKLIEANTLPNNTVQLADVAAGGINGPAAQAAARGWVTPLAPGWTSVEKSNVLPEMLERIATGKASVRDAAREADRRIDAVINER; encoded by the coding sequence ATGACACTGCGTCTGCCCCGCCGATCCGGGATTCTGGGGGCCTTGTTGCTGCTCACGGTGGTGGGATGCGGTTCGGGCGACGGGGGCGGACGGGCGGGTGACAACCTGACGGTGTGGCTGACCGTGGACGCCCGCGAGAGCTGGCCCGGGATGGTCGCCGCCGCCAACGCCAGGTTCGCGAAGCAGCACCCGGGCGTGAAGGTCGACGTCCAGTACCAGCAGTGGACGACGAAGAACCAGAAACTCGATGCCGTCCTCGCGGGCCGGAACGTGCCCGACGTGGTCGAGATGGGCAACAGCGAAACCACCAACTACCTCGTCAACGACACCTTCGCACCACTGGACCCGAAGACCTTCGACCGGTCCGCCCAGTGGCTGCCCGCCCTCGCCGACGCCTGTCGTCTCGACGGCGAGACGTACTGCGTGCCGTACTACGCGGGAGCGCGCGTCGGCGTCTACCGCACCGACTACTTCAAGGAAGCCGGCATCACCCGCGCCCCGCGCACCTACCCCGAACTGATCTCCGCCCTCGACGGGCTCAAGAAGAAGTACGGCGCCGAGGACCCCTCCTTCTCGGCCCTCTACCTGCCCGGCCGCTACTGGTCCGCCGCCATGGGCTTCGTCAAGGACGCGGGCGGCGAGATGGCGGTGGAGAAGAACGGCCGCTGGCAGGGCGCGTTCTCCTCGCCGAAGTCCATCGCCGGACTCACCACCTGGAAGAAGCTCCTGGACGACTACTACGTCGGCGACCGGGCGAAGGACAACGGCGACCAGCCGGCCGTCGTCGGACAGGGCAAGGTCGGCGTCTTCTACGGCAACACCTGGGAGGCCCAGGCCGCCGCCGACTCCCGCTCCGGGGGCGACCCGGCCCTCAAGGGCAAGTTCGCCACCTTCGCCTTCCCCGGCCCCTCCGGACAACTGCTCCCGCCGTTCCTCGGCGGCTCCACCCTGGCCGTGCCCGCCAAGTCGCGGAACCAGGACCTGGCCGCCGACTGGATCCGCATCTTCACCGACAGCAAGTCCCAGCAGAAACTGATCGAGGCCAACACCCTCCCGAACAACACCGTGCAACTCGCCGACGTCGCCGCCGGAGGCATAAACGGTCCCGCGGCCCAGGCCGCCGCGCGCGGCTGGGTCACCCCGCTGGCCCCCGGCTGGACCTCGGTGGAGAAGTCCAACGTCCTGCCCGAGATGCTGGAACGCATCGCCACCGGAAAGGCGTCCGTGCGGGACGCCGCACGCGAGGCGGACCGCAGGATCGACGCAGTGATCAATGAGCGCTGA
- a CDS encoding galactokinase, with product MYPIRAVVPCRACLSGEDLDWLGGGRSVSLALGLMTTVEVRPGAASDDGAEDGWQREVWAFLRARLAGLAPRPPAVTVRSRAPSASGLSSSTARIVALFRAFADAALPGRRLSDATITQWAYEFEFAVFNGGGMDHLAVVEGGALLLDGRERGLPAVRDRLEFPEGWRVVVVDSGTRKDTGHHIRDVRAQLASGDPALASYRSAADEASGRVWEALRGRDLAALGAAMSEAHAAMRDHQGMSTPLLEELRAVALRSAGLPLKLSGAGGGGALVGVCPADEVAGTVERLARALGVSHPGARVVPTAAAPGTRREPVPVAGGQMKGS from the coding sequence ATGTATCCGATACGCGCGGTGGTGCCCTGCCGGGCCTGTCTGTCCGGGGAGGACCTGGACTGGCTCGGCGGGGGCCGCTCGGTGAGCCTCGCGCTCGGTCTGATGACGACCGTGGAGGTCCGTCCCGGCGCCGCGTCCGACGACGGGGCCGAGGACGGCTGGCAGCGGGAGGTGTGGGCGTTCCTGCGTGCCCGGCTGGCCGGGCTCGCCCCGCGCCCGCCCGCCGTCACGGTGCGCAGCCGGGCGCCCTCGGCGAGCGGTCTGTCCTCGTCCACGGCCCGGATCGTGGCGCTGTTCCGGGCGTTCGCGGACGCCGCCCTCCCCGGGCGGCGGCTCTCCGACGCCACGATCACGCAGTGGGCGTACGAGTTCGAGTTCGCCGTCTTCAACGGTGGCGGCATGGACCATCTCGCGGTCGTCGAGGGCGGTGCGCTGCTCCTCGACGGCCGCGAGCGGGGGCTGCCGGCCGTGCGGGACCGGCTGGAGTTCCCCGAGGGGTGGCGGGTGGTGGTCGTGGATTCCGGCACCCGCAAGGACACCGGGCACCACATCCGGGACGTGCGGGCGCAGCTCGCGTCCGGCGACCCCGCGCTGGCCTCCTACCGGTCCGCGGCCGACGAGGCGTCGGGCCGGGTGTGGGAGGCGTTGCGGGGCCGGGACCTGGCGGCGCTCGGGGCCGCGATGTCCGAGGCCCATGCCGCGATGCGGGACCACCAGGGGATGTCGACGCCGCTGCTGGAGGAGTTGCGGGCGGTCGCGCTGCGTTCCGCCGGCCTGCCGCTGAAGCTCAGCGGGGCTGGCGGGGGCGGTGCGCTGGTCGGCGTCTGCCCGGCGGACGAGGTGGCGGGGACGGTGGAGCGCCTCGCGCGGGCATTGGGGGTCTCCCATCCGGGTGCCCGGGTCGTGCCCACCGCGGCGGCCCCGGGCACCCGGCGGGAGCCGGTGCCGGTGGCGGGAGGTCAGATGAAGGGGTCGTAG
- a CDS encoding gas vesicle protein, with product MAAAEEDEAERPRRPSAKKTGRKAGDGSDEGRKSGAGHTARGVSAPQAMRRAAEQLRGLLGRAPESVSAVRPTDDGWQADVEVLELERVPSTTSVMASYRVLLDEEGELVAYERTRRYTRGQVDRNR from the coding sequence ATGGCCGCAGCCGAAGAAGACGAGGCCGAACGTCCCCGGCGCCCCTCCGCCAAGAAGACGGGCAGGAAGGCCGGCGACGGGTCCGACGAGGGCCGGAAGAGCGGGGCCGGACACACCGCCCGCGGCGTTTCCGCACCCCAGGCCATGCGACGCGCGGCCGAGCAGTTGCGGGGGCTGCTGGGCCGGGCCCCGGAATCGGTATCGGCGGTCAGACCGACCGACGACGGCTGGCAGGCGGACGTGGAAGTCCTGGAACTGGAACGCGTTCCCAGCACCACGAGCGTCATGGCGAGCTACCGGGTGCTGTTGGACGAGGAAGGCGAGCTGGTGGCGTACGAACGCACCCGTCGTTACACGCGGGGACAGGTGGACCGCAACCGCTGA
- a CDS encoding NAD(P)-dependent oxidoreductase, with product MPGLPHSTAAVVGTEETVRSRLDKLRDARVVVTGGGGLVGSRLVALLRSAGAVVTVLDRMDAYPESGHETFGVARSGARLVVGDVRDAETVGGLLRDADFVVHAAAYADVAACTRRPDIAFRANVEGTQVVLEQAARFPVRRLVLVSSASVYGDGASGTEGPQVFQEDQQLFPVSVYANSKLWAEHQTRLMLGASTGTEYAVVRYFSVYGEPQIPKPGSHSWMVPWLSLQARLGRPMRLNGGGDQVRDLIHVDDVAEATALALIEEQMAGQTVNVGTGRPTSVREVADLIAPYFPGSRRIVTPRPEGDPLGGYACVERSRELLRWQAGIEVREGVDRYVRWLLATPDATPRWLAEEYGKPAGA from the coding sequence ATGCCCGGGTTACCCCACTCGACCGCTGCCGTCGTGGGCACCGAGGAGACCGTTCGTTCCCGGCTCGACAAGCTCCGTGACGCCCGTGTCGTCGTGACCGGCGGCGGCGGGCTCGTCGGTAGCCGGCTGGTCGCGCTGCTGCGGAGTGCCGGAGCCGTCGTCACCGTCCTGGACCGCATGGACGCCTATCCCGAGTCCGGCCACGAGACCTTCGGGGTGGCCCGCAGCGGCGCCCGGCTGGTCGTCGGCGACGTCCGCGACGCCGAAACCGTCGGCGGGCTGCTGCGCGACGCCGACTTCGTGGTCCACGCGGCCGCCTACGCGGACGTCGCCGCCTGCACCCGGCGCCCCGACATCGCCTTCCGTGCCAACGTGGAGGGCACCCAGGTCGTCCTGGAGCAGGCCGCCCGGTTCCCGGTGCGCCGGCTCGTGCTCGTCTCCTCCGCCTCCGTGTACGGCGACGGTGCGTCCGGCACCGAGGGCCCGCAGGTCTTCCAGGAGGACCAGCAGCTCTTCCCGGTGTCCGTGTACGCCAACTCCAAGCTGTGGGCGGAGCACCAGACGCGGCTGATGCTCGGCGCCTCCACCGGCACCGAGTACGCGGTGGTGCGCTACTTCTCCGTGTACGGCGAGCCCCAGATCCCCAAACCGGGCAGCCACTCCTGGATGGTGCCCTGGCTCTCGCTCCAGGCGCGCCTCGGCCGGCCCATGCGGCTCAACGGCGGCGGTGACCAGGTCCGCGACCTCATCCACGTGGACGACGTCGCCGAGGCCACCGCGCTCGCCCTGATCGAGGAGCAGATGGCCGGGCAGACCGTGAACGTCGGTACGGGCCGGCCCACCTCGGTCCGCGAGGTGGCCGATCTGATCGCCCCGTACTTCCCCGGCTCGCGGCGGATCGTCACCCCGCGCCCCGAGGGGGACCCGCTCGGCGGCTACGCCTGTGTCGAGCGCTCCCGCGAACTCCTGCGCTGGCAGGCCGGCATCGAGGTCCGGGAGGGCGTGGACCGGTACGTGCGGTGGCTGCTGGCGACGCCGGACGCCACGCCACGCTGGCTGGCGGAGGAGTACGGGAAACCGGCAGGGGCGTGA
- a CDS encoding carbohydrate ABC transporter permease yields MSPVSKGRGTRTARRHRRRYNLLGLLVAAILGFPVYWMVLTAFRPATEILRLPPEFWPSNPTLDNFARAMSTETFWSNVRSSAVIGLGTVLVSLLVGTLAAFALARFRFAGRKAFVVVVLTVQMIPLAALIIPVYLLLNDAGLTDSLGGVILVYLVFTLPFTVWMLRGFIAAIPVELEEAAMVDGCSRFGAFARVVLPLLAPGLVATSVFAMVQAWNEYVLVYVLLSTPEKQTLSIWLVSFQTSFGTDYGGLMAGATLTALPVVVFFLAVQRKIAAGLATGAVKG; encoded by the coding sequence ATGAGCCCGGTGAGCAAGGGGCGCGGGACGAGAACCGCACGCCGCCACCGACGCCGGTACAACCTCCTCGGCCTCCTCGTGGCGGCCATCCTCGGCTTCCCCGTCTACTGGATGGTCCTCACCGCGTTCCGGCCCGCGACCGAGATCCTCAGGCTGCCGCCCGAGTTCTGGCCGAGCAACCCCACCCTTGACAACTTCGCCCGCGCGATGAGCACGGAGACCTTCTGGTCCAACGTCCGCTCCAGCGCCGTCATCGGCCTGGGCACCGTCCTGGTCTCCCTCCTGGTCGGCACCCTCGCCGCGTTCGCCCTGGCCCGCTTCCGCTTCGCCGGCCGCAAGGCGTTCGTCGTCGTCGTCCTCACCGTCCAGATGATCCCGCTCGCCGCCCTCATCATCCCCGTCTACCTGCTGCTCAACGACGCCGGCCTCACCGACAGCCTCGGCGGCGTGATCCTCGTCTACCTCGTCTTCACCCTGCCGTTCACCGTGTGGATGCTGCGCGGCTTCATCGCCGCGATCCCGGTGGAGCTCGAGGAGGCGGCGATGGTCGACGGCTGCAGCCGGTTCGGCGCCTTCGCCCGCGTCGTCCTGCCGCTGCTCGCCCCCGGCCTCGTCGCCACCTCCGTCTTCGCGATGGTGCAGGCGTGGAACGAGTACGTCCTCGTCTACGTCCTGCTGTCCACCCCGGAGAAACAGACCCTCAGCATCTGGCTGGTCTCCTTCCAGACCAGTTTCGGCACCGACTACGGCGGACTGATGGCGGGCGCCACACTCACCGCCCTGCCCGTCGTCGTCTTCTTCCTGGCCGTCCAGCGCAAGATCGCCGCGGGGCTGGCCACCGGAGCGGTCAAGGGCTGA
- a CDS encoding class II glutamine amidotransferase produces the protein MCRWLAYSGQSVLLGDLLYKPEHSLIDQSLHARMGVETTNGDGFGIGWYGPHAETPAVIRDTGPAWNNRNLREIAAHVRSPLFFAHVRASTGTAVQQTNCHPFRHGRWMWMHNGAITDFPRLRRELALAVDPSLFSALEGSTDSEVMFYLAVTFGLDQDAPGAVARMAGFVEQVGRRAGVEHPLQMTVAVSDGERLWTFRYSSSRASRSLFYSSRVDSVRALHPDLEVLVGVSDETRLVVSEPLGDLPGLWNEVPESSYGVVQPGTDELRAFEPVAA, from the coding sequence ATGTGCCGATGGCTCGCCTACTCGGGACAGTCCGTGCTGCTCGGTGACCTGCTGTACAAGCCGGAGCACTCCCTCATCGACCAGAGCCTGCACGCACGCATGGGCGTGGAGACGACCAACGGCGACGGCTTCGGCATCGGCTGGTACGGGCCCCACGCCGAAACACCCGCGGTGATCCGCGACACCGGCCCGGCCTGGAACAACCGCAACCTCCGCGAGATCGCCGCACACGTGCGCTCGCCCCTGTTCTTCGCCCATGTGCGGGCCTCCACGGGCACGGCCGTGCAGCAGACCAACTGCCATCCCTTCCGGCACGGCCGTTGGATGTGGATGCACAACGGTGCGATCACCGATTTTCCCAGGCTGCGCAGGGAGCTCGCCCTTGCCGTGGACCCCTCGCTCTTCTCCGCGCTCGAAGGCTCCACCGACTCGGAAGTGATGTTCTATCTGGCCGTCACGTTCGGCCTGGACCAGGACGCGCCCGGGGCCGTCGCCCGCATGGCGGGCTTCGTCGAGCAGGTCGGCCGGCGGGCGGGTGTGGAGCATCCGCTCCAGATGACGGTGGCGGTGTCCGACGGGGAGCGGCTGTGGACCTTCCGCTACTCCAGCAGCCGCGCCTCCAGGTCGCTCTTCTACAGCAGCCGGGTGGACAGTGTGCGGGCACTCCATCCCGACCTGGAAGTCCTCGTAGGGGTGTCCGACGAGACGCGGCTGGTGGTCTCCGAACCGCTGGGGGACCTGCCCGGACTCTGGAACGAGGTGCCGGAGAGCAGCTACGGGGTGGTGCAGCCCGGCACCGACGAGCTCCGTGCCTTCGAGCCGGTCGCAGCCTGA